The segment GCGATCAGGTGCTCGACCGCTACGAGTCCCGCTTTGGTATCCGCAGCATCCGCTTCGACACAGAGGGCTTCTACCTCAACGAGCGCAAAGTACGCTTCGACGGAGTCTGCCTGCACCACGACAATGGCGCGCTGGGTACTGCAGTCTATCGTCGCGCGATCGAGCGCAAACTACAGATCATGCAAGACATGGGTATCAATGCCATCCGTACCAGTCACAACCCGCCCTCACGTGAGTTACTTGAGCTATGCGACGAAATGGGACTGCTCGTGCTCGACGAAGCCTTCGACGTATGGAAGCTTGCCAAGGTGGAAAATGGCTACAACAAATTCTTCGACGAATGGGGCGAGATCGACCTGCGCGATATGATCCTGCGCGACCGCAACCATCCCTCTATCGTGATGTGGAGTATCGGCAATGAGATCATCGAGCAGAGCGACACTCAAAAGGGATGGACAGTCGCCAAAAAACTCAACGACGTGTGCAAGACCACCGATCCTACCCGCCCAAGTACGGCAGGCTTCAACTGGTACCCTGCACCCTACGACAACAACATGGCGCAGCAAGTAGATATCACGGGTATCAACTACAAGCCAACCAAGTACAGCGAAGTGCGCAGCAACTATCCGCGGCTACCGATCTACGGCTCAGAGACCTCCAGCTGCACGAGCAGCCGTGGTGTCTATCACCTGCCTATCGAAAAATACCAAACGCACGAGTCGCTACAGGTGACCAGCTACGACCTCATCGGCCCGCCGTGGGCTTACCCTCCGGACGTAGAGTTTTACTATCAGGCGCAAAACCCTTACGTGATGGGCGAGTTTATCTGGACGGGATTTGACTATCTGGGAGAGCCGACGCCTTACGGAGGCAAAGACAACTCCACCAACGGCCGATGGAACAGCGACTGGCCGTCACGCAGCTCCTACTTTGGCGCAGTAGACCTCTGTGGCTTCCCCAAGGATCGCTTCTACCTCTACCAAAGCCAGTGGACAGACGAGCCTATGATTCACCTGCTACCGCACTGGGATTGGCAAGGTATGGAAGGCCAAAATATCCCCGTCTACTGCTACACCAACTGCGACGAGGCAGAGCTATTCGTCAACGGTCAATCCATGGGGCGCAAGGTCAAAGGCCAGAACAAGACCACCCTGATCGTGGACTTCCTCCGCTACGAACCCAAGACCTTCGACTCCCCTTACCGACTGAGCTGGGACGTACCCTACCAAGCAGGTAGCATCCGGGTAGTCGGCTACAAAGACGGCAAGGCCGTACAAGAAAAAGAAATCCGTACCGCTGGTACTCCTGCCAAGATCAGCCTGTCGGTCGATCGAGCAGAGATCAGCGCCGATGGTCGCGACCTGGCCTATGTGACGGTGCGCATCGAAGACAAAGACGGTAACCTCTGCCCCAATGCGGACAATTTGGTCAACTTCGATGTGAAAGGTGCCGGGAAACTGATCGCCGTAGACAATGGCAATGCCGCCTCTACAGAGTCTTTTCAAGCCCCCTACCGCAAAGCCTTCAGCGGCATGGCGCTGGCCATACTCCGATCCGACAAGCAAGCGGGTAGGATCAAACTCAAAGCCACCGGCGAGGGATTGAAAAGCACTAGTGTGACAGTGATTACGAAATAAACAAAGCGCTACAGCAACACGATCAGAGGCGAAGCTGACATGCTTCGCCTCTGATATTTTATACCAGACAGCGTTGAACTTGAATTATGATACAGCTTCCTATTGGCATGAAATGAGCATAAACTTGACGTCCCTAATTTTACCTCCCTATAACTATCGGGACGAGGGATGAATATGTTTATAGCGAATTACATGTGGCCAATGGAGATAAACTTATACACATGAAAAAAAACTACTTAATACTCTGCGTACTCTTGTGCGTGTCCTTCATCAGCAAAGCACAAAACAAGATCAATACCATCACCGATGCTGGTGCCTGGTGCTGGTTTTCTGACCCGAGAGCCATATACCTACATGGCGATCGATCTGGGGTACTCACTGGCTGGGTCAAGTCGGACGGCAGCATCGAAGCGGCCCTCATCAACCCTAAGACAGGGGATTGGCAAAGCCAAATACTCTATCCCCAACTGGAGAAAGACGATCATGACAACCCTGCCTTTGTGGAGCTACCCGACCAAAACTACATGGCCTTCTATGCCAAACACGTCAAACAACACCTCTACTATCAGCACGCTAGCACAGCGGACTCCAGTCTTTTCGACGATCCGATCACCTACGATCCCATCGACCCCAAAGTACTCGCACGATACCCACGAGGAGGCGTCACCTACACCAATCCCTATGTGCTCAGCAAAGAAGACAACCGCATCTACTGTATGGGACGCTGGACAGGCTTCAAACCCAACATCATGTGGTCGGACGATCTGGGTCAGAGTTTCACCAAATCCAAGGTGTTTATCGCCGAGGAAGGTTTTGAACCAAGCAACAGACCTTATGTCAAGTACTACTCCGATGGCAAATCCCGCATTCACATCATCTTCACCGATGGCCACCCACGCAATGAATCACTCAACTCGGTCTATTATGCCTACTATGAAGCAGGGGCATTTTGGAAAGCTGATGGGAGCAAAATCTGCAACATCGACCAAATTCCATTTGCACCCGAGCAAGCCACCGTGGTCTATCAAGCCACTACAGATAGTGGACGCGCCTGGGTCTATGACATAGTCGCCGACAAAAAAGGCCGCCCGACCATCCTGTACGCCCGCTACCCTAGCGAGGAGGAGCATCTCTATTACTATGCCCAATACGATGGCAAACAATGGCACGACAGCTTCATTTGTAACTCGGGGCAGTGGTTTCCTCAGACGGTCGATGGCCAGACCGAAAAAGAACCTCACTACTCTGCCGGAATGGTGCTGCACCCCAGAGACCCGAATACCGTCTATTTGTCCCGATCCGTCGCAGGAGTCTTTGAGATAGAAAAATGGACTACCCAAAACCAGGGCAAAGATTGGTCATCGACAGCCATGACCTCTGGATCGTCAAAAGATAACGTCCGACCTTACATCCCGAGAAATATGCAGCGAAAAGATCAACCCATGCTATTGTGGATGGAAAACGATCATTATGTGCATTACACCAATTATAAAAGTGCCATCAAATACGTCACTATCCCATGATTCAAGACAAGAAAAACCATTTCAGATTGATCCAATGTTTTTTGCTCGTAGGAGCCATCGGAATCTTCCATTTCACCCCTTTGCATGCGCAAAAAATCAAGCCAAAGCAAGTACTCAAGGAAATGGAAGCGGTGGCCGATTGGCAAATTGAGCATTTTAGAGACACTTTTAGCATCGACGGAAAAAAGCCACACCACATCGCAGACTGGACCAATGGCGCACTCTACGTCGGCATGGTCAAGTGGGCAGCACTCGCCCAAGACGACAGGTATTACGAATGGCTCAAATCTGTAGGCAATGAGCAAGACTGGCAACTACACTGGCGAAAGTACCACGCCGACGACCATGCCATAGGACAGATGTATATCGAGCTGTTTAGAAAATACAGCGACTCCACCATGATCCTCCCCACAATCCAAGGCATGGACTATATCATCGACCATCCAAGCGAGGAGCCCATCACGCTGGACAATTACCAACACCTAGAGCGATGGACCTGGTGCGATGCACTCTTCATGGCGCCACCGGTACTGGCCAAGCTCGCCAATATCACAGGCGATGAGCGCTATACCGACTTTATGATGCGTGAGTATCAGGCTACAACTGATCACCTCTTCGATCCGACAGAAAAGCTCTACTACCGCGACAACTCCTACATCGGCAAGCTCGATCATGGTCACAAAATTTTTTGGTCGAGAGGCAATGGATGGGTATTTGGCGGACTCACGCTGATCATGGACGAATACCCCGTCGGGTCGGAAGAGTACAACTACTTCCTCGATATCTACAAGCAGATGGCCGCTAAGCTGATCACCATCCAAACGCCTGAAGGACACTGGGCGATGAGCCTGCTGGCGCAAGACCTCTACCCTACACCCGAAGCGAGCGGCACAGCATTCTTCACCTTCGGGCTGGCTTGGGGGATCAACCACGGTGTGCTCGATCGCGCCACCTACGAGCCCACCGTACGCAAGGCCTGGCAGGCGCTGACCAGCTACATCACCAAAGATGGCATGCTCGGCTATGTACAGCCCATCGGCGCAGCCCCCGGCAGTGCCTGGCCCGACAAGACGGAGGTGTACGGCACGGGCGCATTCCTCGCCGCTGGGTCTGAGGTGTATCAGCTCTACAAAAAATAAGGACGCTGCAATGGTCAAATGCTGCGCAAGCAGGCTGCTGACCTGCTTGTATCGACAAACTAATACATCCGACCCATAACATCATCTACCGATGTGCAATTCACCGAAAATCAAAAAGACTCTTGGTGGAATACCATGACTCGCACTGCGTAATACAGCAAAGCTCCAAAGGTTCTGCACCCTTGGAGCTTTGTACACTTACTTATTGAGATACAATGCCTCTAGTGTCCAGAAGCCGTCTTTGCCTTTGGATTGATTTCTGGCATTTTGGACCTGCCATGGGGTGACTGGATCCATACCATTGAGCTCGGTACGAACATAGGTGAGTACATCAGCAATCCACTCATTGTCCTGTTCTTTCATGGCGATCATGACACCCGTGTAATTTTTTCCGTCTACAGGACCTTGCAGTCCATTGAGCACGATCTTGGCCAGCGATACTGGTTGTCCTTTGACACGTGGTGATCCTTTGAGCGGTGGAGCGATGTCTCCCAAGCCTTCGCCCTGCTTGCCATGACAGTCGGCACAGAGTCCCTGAT is part of the Reichenbachiella agarivorans genome and harbors:
- the galB gene encoding beta-galactosidase GalB; this encodes MILTYGLSLQAQDQNFDANWLFFNDKAAGAETSDFDDSQWRELDLPHDWAIEGPFDIKYNARAGGLPFHGTGWYRKHFAMPQRAEGKVVRIEFEGAMYNAHIWVNGQQVGHRPYGYIGFEFDISQYLRYDGSDNVIAVRLTPEPLSSRWYPGAGIYRHVWLKVDEPVHVAQWGTYITTPTVTDAKAVVQNETQVVNKSDQGKTVTVRQQYFDPQGREVASIEEQIVIAAQSTATAASYVNVANPQRWDLDTPHLYTATTTVLDGDQVLDRYESRFGIRSIRFDTEGFYLNERKVRFDGVCLHHDNGALGTAVYRRAIERKLQIMQDMGINAIRTSHNPPSRELLELCDEMGLLVLDEAFDVWKLAKVENGYNKFFDEWGEIDLRDMILRDRNHPSIVMWSIGNEIIEQSDTQKGWTVAKKLNDVCKTTDPTRPSTAGFNWYPAPYDNNMAQQVDITGINYKPTKYSEVRSNYPRLPIYGSETSSCTSSRGVYHLPIEKYQTHESLQVTSYDLIGPPWAYPPDVEFYYQAQNPYVMGEFIWTGFDYLGEPTPYGGKDNSTNGRWNSDWPSRSSYFGAVDLCGFPKDRFYLYQSQWTDEPMIHLLPHWDWQGMEGQNIPVYCYTNCDEAELFVNGQSMGRKVKGQNKTTLIVDFLRYEPKTFDSPYRLSWDVPYQAGSIRVVGYKDGKAVQEKEIRTAGTPAKISLSVDRAEISADGRDLAYVTVRIEDKDGNLCPNADNLVNFDVKGAGKLIAVDNGNAASTESFQAPYRKAFSGMALAILRSDKQAGRIKLKATGEGLKSTSVTVITK
- a CDS encoding glycoside hydrolase family 88/105 protein, which encodes MIQDKKNHFRLIQCFLLVGAIGIFHFTPLHAQKIKPKQVLKEMEAVADWQIEHFRDTFSIDGKKPHHIADWTNGALYVGMVKWAALAQDDRYYEWLKSVGNEQDWQLHWRKYHADDHAIGQMYIELFRKYSDSTMILPTIQGMDYIIDHPSEEPITLDNYQHLERWTWCDALFMAPPVLAKLANITGDERYTDFMMREYQATTDHLFDPTEKLYYRDNSYIGKLDHGHKIFWSRGNGWVFGGLTLIMDEYPVGSEEYNYFLDIYKQMAAKLITIQTPEGHWAMSLLAQDLYPTPEASGTAFFTFGLAWGINHGVLDRATYEPTVRKAWQALTSYITKDGMLGYVQPIGAAPGSAWPDKTEVYGTGAFLAAGSEVYQLYKK
- a CDS encoding BNR repeat-containing protein, which gives rise to MKKNYLILCVLLCVSFISKAQNKINTITDAGAWCWFSDPRAIYLHGDRSGVLTGWVKSDGSIEAALINPKTGDWQSQILYPQLEKDDHDNPAFVELPDQNYMAFYAKHVKQHLYYQHASTADSSLFDDPITYDPIDPKVLARYPRGGVTYTNPYVLSKEDNRIYCMGRWTGFKPNIMWSDDLGQSFTKSKVFIAEEGFEPSNRPYVKYYSDGKSRIHIIFTDGHPRNESLNSVYYAYYEAGAFWKADGSKICNIDQIPFAPEQATVVYQATTDSGRAWVYDIVADKKGRPTILYARYPSEEEHLYYYAQYDGKQWHDSFICNSGQWFPQTVDGQTEKEPHYSAGMVLHPRDPNTVYLSRSVAGVFEIEKWTTQNQGKDWSSTAMTSGSSKDNVRPYIPRNMQRKDQPMLLWMENDHYVHYTNYKSAIKYVTIP